In Cicer arietinum cultivar CDC Frontier isolate Library 1 chromosome 1, Cicar.CDCFrontier_v2.0, whole genome shotgun sequence, one DNA window encodes the following:
- the LOC101498882 gene encoding cytochrome P450 714A1-like — protein sequence MIEISEEVMKQLFWTAGLIVISTVVILFEKLWWKPHRIRSVLEKQGIKGPKPSFPLGNVSEMKNLQPQPPSNSDVKEAWVYSIFPYFHIWKQRYGPLYLYSTGTKQHLYVEKGALVKDMAAHMAPDLGRPLYLNQALEPIFGDGVLRANGKTWVYQRNVIIAELFMSKIKKMLYSMEDSAMEIVKKWDKSIEENKGKTVDLVIEHDLKVLSEDILSKACFGSNYGEGKHVFERLGAMQTKLGTTSTLLGFFNLSFLSINGNKEVWRMKKEVDVLITKMINDREIQNKNKNDDEKPNDLLQKIIESSKRDTTLNEKGFFKTKYDMNQLTIDLCKNIYFAGSESTALATTWALWLIASYPEWQQRLRSEILEAFDYKLPHSFCEDGKLQKLKLLTMVIQESFRLYGPAVTNSRETFADMKFGDLLVPKGTYLWMFVPALHRDTDNWGPDAAEFKPERFANGLSKACKYPQAYIPFGFGSRNCLGQNFTMTEIKIALSLLLYHFSFEVSPDYRHCPVSNMLLIPKYGIRLLVTRLNHIKK from the exons ATGATAGAGATTTCAGAGGAAGTGATGAAACAGTTATTTTGGACAGCTGGGTTGATAGTGATAAGTACTGTTGTAATATTGTTTGAGAAACTATGGTGGAAGCCACATAGGATTAGATCAGTGCTTGAAAAACAAGGAATCAAAGGACCAAAACCGTCTTTTCCATTGGGAAATGTTTCTGAGATGAAAAATCTTCAACCCCAACCACCTTCAAATTCAGATGTCAAAGAAGCATGGGTTTATTCtatttttccatattttcacatctgGAAACAACGTTATG GTCCATTGTATTTGTACTCGACCGGAACAAAGCAACATCTGTATGTGGAGAAGGGTGCCTTAGTAAAAGATATGGCTGCGCATATGGCCCCTGATCTAGGCAGGCCTTTGTATCTTAACCAAGCATTAGAGCCTATTTTTGGAGATGGCGTCCTAAGAGCCAATGGTAAAACATGGGTCTATCAAAGGAATGTTATTATTGCTGAATTATTCATGAGCAAAATTAAG aaAATGTTATATAGTATGGAAGATTCTGCTATGGAAATTGTCAAAAAATGGGATAAATCTATAGaagaaaataaaggaaaaaccGTAGATTTGGTGATTGAACATGATTTGAAGGTTCTTTCAGAAGATATTCTTTCAAAAGCTTGTTTTGGTAGCAATTATGGAGAAGGAAAACATGTTTTTGAAAGATTGGGTGCTATGCAAACTAAACTTGGAACGACCAGTACActtttaggattttttaacttaag TTTTCTTTCAATTAATGGCAACAAAGAGGTATGGAGGATGAAGAAAGAGGTGGACGTGTTGATAACAAAAATGATCAATGATCGTGAAatccaaaacaaaaataagaacGATGATGAGAAACCAAATGAtctattacaaaaaataatagaaagttCCAAAAGAGATACAACTTTAAATGAAAAGGGTTTTTTCAAAACGAAGTATGACATGAACCAATTGACTATAGATCTTTGCAAAAATATCTACTTTGCTGGCTCTGAGTCGACCGCTCTTGCAACTACTTGGGCATTGTGGCTCATTGCATCATATCCTGAATGGCAACAACGTCTTCGATCTGAGATCTTGGAAGCATTTGATTACAAGTTGCCTCATTCTTTCTGTGAGGATGGCAAACTTCAAAAGCTGAAATTG CTAACAATGGTGATTCAAGAGAGTTTTCGTCTTTATGGACCAGCGGTGACTAACTCAAGAGAAACTTTTGCTGACATGAAATTCGGAGACCTTTTGGTACCTAAAGGCACCTACTTGTGGATGTTTGTGCCAGCACTTCATCGCGACACAGATAATTGGGGACCAGATGCTGCAGAGTTTAAGCCAGAAAGATTTGCAAATGGTCTTAGTAAAGCTTGCAAATATCCTCAAGCTTATATTCCATTCGGATTTGGGAGTCGCAATTGCTTAGGCCAAAACTTTACAATGACAGAAATTAAGATTGCACTTAGTCTTCTCCTCTATCATTTCTCCTTTGAGGTTTCACCAGATTATCGACATTGCCCTGTCTCTAATATGTTGTTAATTCCAAAGTATGGTATAAGGCTTCTTGTTACCAGGCTGAACCACATAAAGAAATGA